CAATTTGCATTAGTAAAAACTTAATTAGCCATTTATGATTAGTATTCAACAGTTATTAAAAGATAGCCGATTGCCAGATTCTCCAACAGAACGTTTAGATTTGGAGTTATTATTAGCCGCTGCTTTAAATAAACCAACAAGCTACTTACATACGTGGCCTGAAAAGTTAGTAGATCAACAACAGCTTACTTTATTTAATAAGTATTTACAAAAAAGGCTACAAGGTGAACCTATTGCCTATATTTTAGGTGAGCAAGGGTTTTGGTCTTTAGATTTACAAGTAGGTAAACAGACACTTATTCCTCGACCAGATACTGAATTATTAGTAGAAACCTGTTTAAATCATATGCCTAAAGATAAAGTATTGCATATTTTAGACTTAGGCACGGGAACAGGCGCGATTGCCTTAGCTATAGCAAGCGAGCTGCCTCTAGCACAGGTTGTGGGTGTGGATTTTATCGAAGAGGCCATTCAGTTAGCAGAAAAAAATCGTGCAAGATTAAAGCTTACTAATGTTGAATTTATGCAAAGTAATTGGTTTAGCCATTTAACAGCTCAACAGTTTAATATTATTGTGAGTAACCCACCCTATATTGCTAGTGATGACCCCCATTTAATTGAGGGAGATGTGCGGTTTGAACCAAAAACAGCTTTGATTTCAGGGAAAGATGGTCTGGATGATATACGAGAAATTATTCAACAAGCCCCTGATTATTTATTAGAAAATGGTTGGTTATTTTTTGAACATGGTTATCAGCAGGCTGAGTCTGTTCAACGGTTATTGGCTGAACGTGGTTTTATTAATATCAGCACTTTTTATGATTTAGGTGGTAATGAGAGAGTAACTGGAGGACAGTGGTTATGATCCTGACGGATGATGAATTACTACGTTATAGTCGACAGGTTTTACTCGCCGAAG
This portion of the Entomomonas sp. E2T0 genome encodes:
- the prmC gene encoding peptide chain release factor N(5)-glutamine methyltransferase; the protein is MISIQQLLKDSRLPDSPTERLDLELLLAAALNKPTSYLHTWPEKLVDQQQLTLFNKYLQKRLQGEPIAYILGEQGFWSLDLQVGKQTLIPRPDTELLVETCLNHMPKDKVLHILDLGTGTGAIALAIASELPLAQVVGVDFIEEAIQLAEKNRARLKLTNVEFMQSNWFSHLTAQQFNIIVSNPPYIASDDPHLIEGDVRFEPKTALISGKDGLDDIREIIQQAPDYLLENGWLFFEHGYQQAESVQRLLAERGFINISTFYDLGGNERVTGGQWL